From one Streptomyces sp. N50 genomic stretch:
- a CDS encoding glycoside hydrolase family 1 protein, producing the protein MSHTPTPFPDGFLWGASTAAHQIEGNNVNSDWWRKEHDPAAGIEEPSLDACDSYHRWEQDMDLLAQLGFTDYRFSVEWARIEPVPGTFSRAETAHYRRMVDGALARGLRPMVTLHHFTVPQWFEDLGGWTADGAADLFARYVEQCAPIIADGVRHVCTINEPNMIAVMAGAAKAGDQGFPPAGLPTPDEETTHAVIAAHRAAVKAVRAIDPAIQVGWTIANQVYQALPGAEDITAAYRHPREDVFIEAACDDDWIGVQSYTRTKIGTDGPTPAPEDAERTLTQWEFYPEAVGHALRHTADIVGPGVPLIVTENGIATADDTRRIDYYAGALDAVAAALDDGLNIDGYLAWSALDNYEWGSYRPTFGLIAVDPVTFARTAKPSAAWLGALGRTRELPRTAGRNA; encoded by the coding sequence ATGAGTCACACGCCCACCCCGTTCCCCGACGGCTTCCTGTGGGGCGCGTCCACAGCCGCCCACCAGATCGAGGGGAACAACGTCAACAGTGACTGGTGGCGCAAGGAACACGACCCGGCGGCGGGGATCGAGGAGCCGAGCCTGGACGCCTGCGACAGCTACCACCGCTGGGAGCAGGACATGGACCTGCTCGCCCAACTCGGCTTCACCGACTACCGGTTCAGCGTCGAGTGGGCCCGCATAGAACCCGTCCCGGGCACGTTCTCCCGCGCCGAGACCGCCCACTACCGCCGCATGGTCGACGGCGCCCTCGCCCGCGGCCTGCGCCCGATGGTGACCCTGCACCACTTCACGGTCCCGCAGTGGTTCGAGGACCTCGGCGGCTGGACCGCCGACGGCGCGGCCGACCTGTTCGCCCGCTATGTCGAGCAGTGCGCGCCGATCATCGCGGACGGCGTCCGCCACGTGTGCACCATCAACGAGCCCAACATGATCGCCGTGATGGCGGGTGCCGCCAAGGCCGGTGACCAGGGCTTCCCGCCCGCCGGACTGCCCACCCCGGACGAGGAGACCACCCACGCGGTGATCGCCGCCCACCGGGCCGCCGTCAAGGCGGTGCGCGCGATCGACCCCGCCATCCAGGTCGGCTGGACGATCGCCAACCAGGTCTACCAGGCGCTGCCCGGCGCCGAGGACATCACCGCCGCCTACCGCCACCCCCGCGAGGACGTCTTCATCGAGGCCGCGTGCGACGACGACTGGATCGGCGTCCAGTCCTACACCCGCACCAAGATCGGCACCGACGGCCCGACCCCCGCGCCCGAGGACGCCGAACGCACCCTGACGCAATGGGAGTTCTACCCGGAGGCCGTCGGCCACGCCCTGCGCCACACCGCCGACATCGTCGGCCCCGGCGTCCCGCTGATCGTCACGGAGAACGGCATCGCCACCGCCGACGACACGCGCCGTATCGACTACTACGCCGGCGCCCTGGACGCGGTCGCCGCCGCCCTCGACGACGGCCTGAACATCGACGGTTACCTGGCCTGGAGCGCCCTCGACAACTACGAATGGGGCTCCTACCGGCCGACGTTCGGCCTGATCGCCGTGGACCCGGTCACCTTCGCCCGCACCGCGAAGCCGTCCGCCGCCTGGCTCGGCGCCCTGGGCCGCACCCGCGAACTGCCGCGCACGGCAGGCCGGAACGCGTAA
- a CDS encoding glucoamylase family protein has product MNRRTFLTTATAGAAALTAATPLASASTRGRPASDRAPLRTWFESTYRSMTGMTTELGLTADTMDVSGTGTPVPSTQTSPTNIGCGLWSTVAAAGLGVISGSAMHRRLSRTLAAVEKLERAHGFWFNWYDAYDGSVLTSWPGTGDPVRPFLSTVDNAWLVAGLRIAADADPELRPRVARLLADADWSYYYTPYDPADPVAGPGQLRGGFWPDKPGKGEPTGHHYGALNTEPRMASYLGIADNSLPTEHYWHLFRTLLPGMGQEQEPEGSYVTIDGVRVWEGHYTYRGRKLVPTWGGSMFEALMVPLFVPEAAWSPYSWGTTHQRYVRSQIEHGLDEAKYGYWGFSPANIPEGGYREYGVDAIGMQEDGYDSLGVVTPHASFLALPYAAPEALANLTALARDFGAYDDRYGFRDSVDTANGRVSDSVLALDQGMIAAALAQHLRPGLLQRPFRTEGFRSRVRPLLGKERFSI; this is encoded by the coding sequence ATGAACCGTCGTACGTTCCTCACCACCGCCACGGCCGGAGCCGCCGCCCTCACCGCCGCGACGCCCCTCGCCTCCGCGTCGACCCGTGGCCGCCCCGCCTCCGACAGGGCGCCGCTGCGGACCTGGTTCGAGTCGACCTACCGGTCGATGACCGGGATGACCACCGAACTCGGCCTGACCGCCGACACGATGGACGTCTCCGGCACCGGCACTCCCGTGCCCTCGACGCAGACCTCGCCGACCAACATCGGCTGCGGCCTGTGGTCGACCGTCGCCGCGGCCGGCCTCGGCGTGATCTCCGGGTCGGCCATGCACCGGCGCCTGTCCCGCACCCTCGCGGCGGTCGAGAAGCTGGAGCGCGCGCACGGCTTCTGGTTCAACTGGTATGACGCGTACGACGGTTCGGTCCTCACCAGCTGGCCCGGGACGGGTGACCCGGTGCGCCCCTTCCTCTCCACCGTCGACAACGCCTGGCTGGTCGCCGGACTGAGGATCGCCGCCGACGCAGACCCGGAACTGCGTCCGCGCGTCGCCCGGCTCCTCGCCGACGCCGACTGGTCGTACTACTACACCCCCTACGACCCGGCCGACCCGGTCGCCGGACCCGGTCAACTGCGCGGCGGCTTCTGGCCGGACAAGCCCGGCAAGGGCGAACCCACGGGCCACCACTACGGCGCCCTCAACACCGAACCCCGCATGGCCAGTTACCTCGGCATAGCCGACAACTCCCTCCCCACCGAGCACTATTGGCACCTGTTCCGCACCCTCCTGCCCGGCATGGGGCAGGAACAGGAACCCGAGGGCTCCTACGTCACGATCGACGGCGTACGGGTGTGGGAGGGCCACTACACCTACCGCGGCCGCAAGCTCGTCCCCACCTGGGGCGGCTCGATGTTCGAGGCGCTGATGGTCCCGCTGTTCGTGCCCGAGGCCGCCTGGTCGCCGTACTCGTGGGGCACCACCCACCAGCGCTATGTGCGCAGTCAGATCGAACACGGCCTGGACGAGGCGAAGTACGGCTACTGGGGCTTCTCACCCGCCAACATCCCCGAGGGCGGCTACCGCGAGTACGGCGTCGACGCGATCGGCATGCAGGAGGACGGCTACGACTCCCTCGGCGTCGTCACCCCGCACGCCTCCTTCCTCGCCCTGCCGTACGCCGCGCCCGAGGCCCTCGCCAACCTCACCGCGCTGGCACGGGACTTCGGCGCCTACGACGACCGCTACGGCTTCCGCGACTCCGTCGACACCGCGAACGGCCGCGTCAGCGACTCCGTCCTCGCCCTCGACCAGGGCATGATCGCCGCCGCACTCGCGCAACACCTGCGCCCTGGCCTCCTCCAGCGCCCCTTCCGCACGGAAGGTTTCCGCTCGCGGGTCCGCCCCCTCCTCGGCAAGGAGCGCTTCAGCATCTGA
- a CDS encoding carbohydrate ABC transporter permease, with translation MTAPTVTDPTATAPTRRRPGRVRGPLLYTVASLGLLVMSAPFLWMALSAFKTKKDLTASPPVWIPSHWTLANFRALLDQLDMARYFMNSLIVAVLVTVCNLLFCSMLGYALAKLQFTGRSKVFGIVLAALMVPGNLLVLPLYVLMTKLNLIDSYAGLVLPFAAGAFGVFLMRQFMQSIPDELLEAARIDGAGEWYIFWRIVLPLVKPALATLTIFTFLGSWNNFVWPLIATNDPGKYTLPVALATFANDPNRTVGGGNGMLMAGSLLVVLPVLLVFAVLQRHFTQGIATAGLK, from the coding sequence ATGACGGCGCCGACGGTGACCGACCCGACGGCGACCGCCCCGACCCGCCGTCGCCCGGGCCGGGTCCGAGGACCCCTGCTGTACACGGTCGCCTCGCTGGGGCTGCTGGTCATGTCCGCACCGTTCCTGTGGATGGCGCTGTCCGCCTTCAAGACGAAGAAGGACCTCACCGCCAGCCCGCCGGTGTGGATCCCCAGCCACTGGACGCTCGCCAACTTCCGTGCGCTGCTGGACCAGTTGGACATGGCACGGTACTTCATGAACTCGCTGATCGTGGCGGTGCTCGTGACCGTCTGCAATCTGCTGTTCTGCTCGATGCTCGGCTACGCGCTGGCCAAGCTTCAATTCACCGGCCGCTCCAAGGTGTTCGGCATCGTCCTCGCGGCCCTGATGGTGCCGGGCAACCTGCTCGTGCTGCCGCTGTACGTGCTGATGACCAAGCTGAACCTCATCGACAGCTACGCCGGACTCGTCCTGCCGTTCGCCGCCGGGGCCTTCGGGGTCTTCCTCATGCGGCAGTTCATGCAGTCGATCCCCGACGAACTCCTCGAAGCGGCCCGCATCGACGGCGCCGGCGAGTGGTACATCTTCTGGCGCATCGTGCTGCCCCTGGTCAAGCCCGCCCTGGCGACCCTGACGATCTTCACCTTCCTCGGGTCCTGGAACAACTTCGTCTGGCCGCTGATCGCGACCAACGACCCCGGCAAGTACACGCTCCCCGTGGCGTTGGCGACCTTCGCCAACGATCCCAACCGCACGGTCGGCGGCGGCAACGGCATGTTGATGGCCGGCTCCCTGCTCGTCGTGCTGCCGGTGCTGCTCGTCTTCGCCGTACTGCAACGCCACTTCACCCAGGGCATCGCGACCGCCGGACTCAAGTAG